The following nucleotide sequence is from Campylobacter coli 76339.
TGAAGCAATCGAAATTGCTTTTGAAAGCTTAGAGAAACATCAGGTTAATGCTCAAATAATCTCAAAAACAGATTATAGGGTTTTAGCACAAGAAAATGGTTTGGTAAGAGTTTTTATAAATTTGATTTTAAATTCTATAGAAGCATTTACAACCCAAGAAACAAAAAATATTATATTTAGTTTCTCAAAATTTGGAAAAAACTATATCAAGGTTAGTGTTAAAGATAATGCGGGTGGGATTGATAAAAGTATTTTATATAAGCTTTTTCAACCCTATGTTACTACTAAACATCCTAGTCAGGGTACAGGAGTAGGGCTTTATATTAGTAAGCACATTTTGGAAAGTTTTGGCGGAAAAATTCAAGCTAAAAATACCAGAGATGGTGTTTGTTTTGAAATATATCTAAAATTACAAGAGAGGAAATAAAATTATGAAAGAATTGATTATATTGGTTGTAGAAGATGAAGTAAAAATCAGAGAATCGCTTGTTAATGTTTTATCTTCTCGTTATAGTAAAGTAATAGGTGCGCAAAATGGCGATGAGGGTTTAAAGAAATTTAAAAAATTTAAGCCTGATTTGATTATCACGGATATTGCTATGCCTATCATGGATGGGCTTGATATGGCAAAAGAAATTAAAGAAATATCAAACGATGTTCCTATAGTAGTACTTAGTGCTTATTCAGAAAAAGAAAGATTATTGCGTTCTATTGATATAGGTATAGATAAATATTTGATAAAGCCTATAGATATAGATGAACTTTTTAAGGTTTTAGAAAATTTAGTAGGTGAAAAAATAGAAGCTAATGCCCTTGTAGATATCTCTGAAGAATATCAATTCAATAAAACTAAAAGAACGCTAATCCACAAAGGAAAAGAAATAGTTTTAACCAAAAAAGAACTTGCCTTTATTTCATTACTTTTAAAACAACCTGGCGTTTTGGTATTGCATGAAGATATTAAGAAAAATGTTTGGATAGGTGAAAATGTCAGTGATACTGCGGTTAGAACCTTTATAAAAAGAGTAAGAGATAAAGTCGGAGAAAACTTCATTAAAAATGTTCCAGGTTTGGGATATAAAATCAATATAGAAAATTAAGACAAAAAAGTTCCTTAAAATATAAAAAATAACAAACGATTAACAAAAATATCATTTTTAAGAAAAAATGTATAATTTATAGTTTATAATATAAACTTGTTATCTTAAAATTTTAAGGAGAAAGTCGATGCACCCAGGTAATGCATTAAATTACGACTATACGGTTGCAAAATACTTTATGTTTGCGACTATATTGTTCGGGATTATAGGTATGGCTATAGGAACTCTTATAGCTTTTCAAATGGCATATCCTAATCTAAATTATTTAGCAGGAGAATATGCCACTTTTTCAAGACTTAGACCTCTTCATACTTCTGGTGTGATTTTTGGTTTTATGCTTTCAGGAATTTGGGCAACTTGGTATTATATAGGACAGCGTGTTCTTAAAGTAAGTATGGCCGAATCAAAATTCTTAATGGCTGTAGGTAAGCTTCATTTTTGGCTTTATATGATTACCATGATTATAGCTGTAATTTCTTTATTTGCAGGTGTAAGCACTTCTAAAGAGTATGCAGAGCTTGAGTGGCCTTTAGATATTCTTGTGGTACTTGTTTGGGTTTTATGGGGTGTAAGTATTTTTGGACTTATTGGCATTCGCCGTGAGAAAACTCTTTATATCTCTCTTTGGTATTATATAGCTACATTTTTGGGTATTGCTATGCTTTATCTTTTTAATAATATGTCAGTTCCAACTTATTTTGTTGCAGAAATGGGTAAATGGTGGCATAGTGTATCTATGTATGCAGGAACAAATGATGCTTTAGTTCAATGGTGGTATGGACACAATGCGGTTGCTTTTGTATTTACTGTGGGTATTATTGCTCAAATTTATTATTTCTTACCAAAAGAAAGCGGTCAACCGATTTTCTCTTATAAACTTTCTTTATTTGCGTTTTGGGGCTTGATGTTTGTTTATCTTTGGGCGGGTGGACACCACTTGATTTATTCTACTGTTCCTGATTGGATGCAA
It contains:
- a CDS encoding Cytochrome c oxidase subunit CcoN — translated: MHPGNALNYDYTVAKYFMFATILFGIIGMAIGTLIAFQMAYPNLNYLAGEYATFSRLRPLHTSGVIFGFMLSGIWATWYYIGQRVLKVSMAESKFLMAVGKLHFWLYMITMIIAVISLFAGVSTSKEYAELEWPLDILVVLVWVLWGVSIFGLIGIRREKTLYISLWYYIATFLGIAMLYLFNNMSVPTYFVAEMGKWWHSVSMYAGTNDALVQWWYGHNAVAFVFTVGIIAQIYYFLPKESGQPIFSYKLSLFAFWGLMFVYLWAGGHHLIYSTVPDWMQTMGSVFSIVLILPSWGSAINILLTMKGEWGQLRESPLIKFMILASTFYMFSTLEGPILSIKSVNALAHFTDWIPGHVHDGTLGWVGFMTMAALYHMTPRIFRRELYSKSLMEAQFWIQTTGIVLYFASMWIAGITQGMMWRATDEYGNLLYSFIDTVVAIIPYYWIRAIGGLLYLIGFFMFTYNIYKSIACGKVLDKEPKNASPMAA
- a CDS encoding Putative two-component response regulator, producing the protein MKELIILVVEDEVKIRESLVNVLSSRYSKVIGAQNGDEGLKKFKKFKPDLIITDIAMPIMDGLDMAKEIKEISNDVPIVVLSAYSEKERLLRSIDIGIDKYLIKPIDIDELFKVLENLVGEKIEANALVDISEEYQFNKTKRTLIHKGKEIVLTKKELAFISLLLKQPGVLVLHEDIKKNVWIGENVSDTAVRTFIKRVRDKVGENFIKNVPGLGYKINIEN